The following proteins are encoded in a genomic region of uncultured Campylobacter sp.:
- a CDS encoding DNA recombination protein RmuC has translation MGADGILLAAFAFFAALVLALLIALVLQNRRISDANSALSELLSERLTAQSARASAELFKLNQSLNDGFNDKLYYLNRSLGEGLQRQNSALSENLSSLDHGFKDIAENLARMSEQNKTSLQVRDEIVRLNSILGNVKLRGNFGEYRLERILSMIYGQNASFYELQKHLPNGRIADCALHIAKEKILCIDSKFPLQSYEKIIAASALNDAAALASADKQLAADMKKHAADIAGKYIIPPLSTEFAVLFVPSEAVFVYVCEKLPQVLEYCAQIGIFAASPTTLLALLGTIRTFVKDEALAQNIKSVKDEIYALKSDFEAHAKCATALQTYADKLAAQAELLNKNAKSLKARFERFSEL, from the coding sequence ATGGGCGCTGATGGGATTTTGCTCGCGGCGTTTGCGTTTTTTGCTGCGCTAGTGCTTGCCCTGCTGATCGCGCTCGTACTGCAAAACCGCCGCATAAGCGATGCAAACTCCGCGCTTAGCGAGCTTTTAAGCGAAAGACTCACAGCTCAAAGTGCGAGAGCGAGCGCCGAGCTTTTCAAGCTAAATCAAAGCCTAAACGACGGCTTTAACGATAAGCTCTATTATCTTAATAGATCCCTGGGCGAGGGGTTGCAGCGCCAAAATAGCGCGCTTAGCGAGAATTTAAGCTCGTTAGATCACGGCTTTAAGGACATAGCAGAAAATCTAGCGCGAATGAGCGAGCAAAATAAAACTTCACTTCAGGTGCGTGACGAAATCGTAAGGCTAAACTCGATTTTAGGTAATGTCAAACTACGCGGCAACTTCGGCGAGTACAGATTAGAGAGAATTTTATCGATGATTTATGGGCAAAACGCCTCGTTTTACGAGCTGCAAAAGCATCTACCAAACGGCAGAATCGCAGACTGCGCGCTGCATATCGCAAAAGAAAAAATTCTCTGCATCGATTCAAAATTTCCACTTCAAAGCTATGAAAAAATTATCGCCGCCTCCGCCTTAAACGACGCCGCAGCGCTTGCTAGTGCGGATAAGCAGCTAGCCGCAGATATGAAAAAACACGCCGCAGATATCGCGGGAAAATACATCATACCGCCTCTTAGCACGGAGTTTGCGGTGCTATTTGTACCCAGTGAGGCGGTTTTTGTATATGTCTGCGAGAAGCTGCCACAGGTGCTTGAATACTGCGCGCAAATCGGCATTTTTGCGGCATCACCCACGACGCTGTTGGCGCTTTTAGGCACGATCCGTACCTTCGTAAAAGACGAGGCGCTCGCGCAAAATATCAAATCGGTAAAAGATGAAATTTACGCGCTAAAATCGGACTTTGAGGCGCATGCTAAGTGTGCGACGGCGCTTCAAACATACGCGGATAAGCTCGCCGCGCAAGCGGAACTTTTAAACAAAAATGCAAAATCTCTAAAAGCCCGTTTCGAGCGTTTTAGCGAGCTATGA
- the rsmH gene encoding 16S rRNA (cytosine(1402)-N(4))-methyltransferase RsmH, whose translation MQAPHIPVLFSQTIAAFSQLEDGYVIDCTLGYGGHSEGILTANPRLKLIACDRDAEAIEFSRERLSKFKGRIEIHKAKFSEILEILPEQKLRAVRGILADIGVSSLQLDKNCRGFSTKSDALDMRMDESAALDAAYVVNRYSQADLAHIFREYGELTNANAIAAKIATARTNAPLTSAKALANLIGTKPVKGRSISTATLAFQAIRIEVNDELGELKRLLALIEQKSRDSILTNATVAIISFHSLEDRIVKERFRAWERDCVCPREFMRCECGGGHSLGKILTKSPIIADAQELAKNSRAASAKLRIFRLK comes from the coding sequence GTGCAAGCTCCACATATTCCGGTACTTTTTTCGCAAACGATCGCCGCATTTTCGCAGCTTGAGGACGGCTACGTTATCGACTGCACGCTAGGCTACGGAGGGCACAGCGAAGGCATTTTAACCGCTAATCCGCGTCTTAAGCTTATCGCTTGCGACAGAGATGCCGAAGCGATAGAATTTTCGCGCGAGCGGCTCAGTAAATTTAAAGGTCGCATAGAAATTCACAAAGCAAAATTTAGCGAAATTTTAGAAATTCTGCCCGAGCAAAAGCTCCGCGCAGTTCGCGGAATCCTAGCCGACATTGGCGTTTCATCTCTTCAGCTGGATAAAAACTGCCGCGGCTTTTCCACTAAAAGCGACGCGCTAGATATGCGAATGGATGAGAGCGCAGCTCTAGATGCGGCGTATGTCGTAAACCGCTACTCACAAGCGGATCTGGCGCACATTTTCCGCGAATACGGTGAGCTAACAAACGCTAACGCAATCGCTGCTAAAATAGCTACTGCACGGACTAACGCACCACTAACAAGCGCTAAAGCTTTGGCAAATTTAATCGGAACAAAGCCCGTTAAAGGGCGCAGCATCAGCACGGCTACGCTAGCATTTCAGGCGATCCGCATCGAGGTAAACGACGAGCTTGGCGAACTAAAGCGCCTGCTCGCGCTCATTGAGCAAAAATCGCGCGATTCAATTCTAACTAATGCAACTGTCGCTATAATCTCATTTCATTCGCTTGAAGACCGCATAGTAAAGGAGCGATTTAGGGCGTGGGAGCGCGATTGCGTCTGCCCTAGAGAGTTTATGCGCTGCGAATGCGGCGGCGGGCATTCGTTAGGTAAAATCCTAACCAAAAGCCCTATAATAGCAGACGCGCAAGAGCTTGCAAAAAACTCGCGAGCAGCGAGCGCGAAGCTAAGAATTTTTCGACTGAAATAA
- a CDS encoding peptidylprolyl isomerase, whose protein sequence is MIEWMQKHKKSLIPTIWISAIAFIGAGFVSWGAYDMNVNRAGSIARVGQISITNQEYKIKSTELYNRLNAMSDGQFTQEQAKNMHLDQIAVDQLIGEAYFLNFAKDLGIQASDKDVAEFVLNSPNFQENGAFSKELYNNVVKNSGLTKKEFERNLQKVLTLEKLGKALKITPSPKIVEAFAASQLMQDKVSAEIIYADANVTFNDDELKKFWEGEKSHFMTEKKYTLGAYFVAPSNTDVNETELSKFYEEHRGEYRSLDDKLLDFAEAKPNVLKDYRMDQAKKIAKKDFPDIKKGKIDTNETIVATASNFPISEIEVAKPGDVIKPFEYKGGYLIAKLNGVEQPRQMSFEEAKSLASKEFETKKRKELLEKRAQDALKNFKGEDFGTLSLNSKNNTKLSDDEFYKFLIDMFNKPAKEGIVMFDNKAVVYKILQQSLGSSEEIDKEKAIVTDRITALLNSNLQDDLTKMLEKRYKTERYFKGKDSE, encoded by the coding sequence ATGATAGAATGGATGCAAAAGCATAAGAAGTCACTTATACCGACGATTTGGATAAGCGCGATAGCTTTCATAGGCGCAGGCTTCGTCAGCTGGGGCGCATATGATATGAACGTTAACCGCGCAGGCTCAATCGCTAGAGTAGGGCAGATTTCAATAACGAATCAAGAATATAAGATAAAATCAACCGAGTTATACAATAGATTAAACGCTATGAGCGATGGGCAATTTACTCAAGAACAAGCCAAAAATATGCATCTAGATCAGATCGCAGTAGATCAGCTAATCGGCGAAGCGTATTTTCTAAATTTTGCTAAAGATTTAGGCATTCAGGCTAGTGATAAAGATGTGGCGGAATTTGTACTGAACTCGCCGAATTTCCAAGAAAATGGCGCATTTAGTAAGGAACTTTACAACAACGTAGTAAAAAATTCTGGACTTACTAAAAAAGAATTTGAGCGCAATCTACAAAAGGTCCTAACTTTAGAAAAACTCGGCAAAGCGCTAAAAATAACACCTAGCCCTAAGATCGTAGAAGCATTTGCAGCATCGCAGCTGATGCAGGATAAGGTTTCTGCAGAGATCATCTACGCAGACGCTAACGTCACTTTTAATGACGACGAGCTAAAGAAATTTTGGGAAGGCGAGAAATCGCACTTTATGACCGAGAAAAAATATACTCTAGGAGCATATTTTGTGGCGCCTAGCAATACCGATGTGAATGAGACCGAACTAAGTAAATTTTATGAAGAACACAGAGGCGAGTATAGAAGCCTGGATGATAAACTATTGGATTTTGCAGAAGCCAAACCTAATGTCTTAAAAGATTACCGAATGGATCAGGCTAAAAAAATCGCAAAAAAAGATTTTCCAGATATTAAAAAAGGCAAAATCGATACTAATGAAACCATAGTTGCTACGGCTAGCAATTTTCCAATATCTGAGATTGAGGTGGCAAAGCCAGGAGATGTCATAAAGCCTTTCGAGTACAAAGGCGGATATCTGATTGCTAAACTGAACGGCGTAGAGCAGCCTAGGCAGATGAGCTTTGAAGAGGCTAAGTCTTTGGCTTCTAAAGAATTTGAAACGAAGAAACGCAAAGAGCTACTTGAAAAAAGAGCTCAAGATGCGCTTAAAAATTTTAAAGGCGAAGATTTCGGCACGCTATCTCTTAATAGTAAAAATAATACCAAGCTGAGCGATGACGAATTTTATAAATTTCTTATCGATATGTTTAATAAGCCTGCCAAAGAAGGGATAGTGATGTTTGATAATAAAGCCGTAGTGTATAAAATTTTACAGCAGAGCCTAGGCAGCAGCGAAGAGATAGATAAAGAAAAAGCGATCGTCACCGATAGGATAACTGCGTTATTAAATTCCAATCTGCAAGACGATCTAACCAAAATGCTAGAAAAGCGCTATAAAACCGAAAGATATTTTAAAGGTAAAGACAGTGAGTGA
- a CDS encoding SH3 domain-containing protein encodes MLKKILTILGVCTLAFAAPEIEIDSLDDLSKYAPKKAEDKPDEPQTRDNSKVMLKYNKKEVMSMDNLSIDDLKALAPTNEVDLDVSDDKIYQDIKPKELTLKASGMPRKVYCNQIFKIDFAVYLGQKITVKPKLEISRTNGMKWLNADNLTWIEGDEMFETTLWFAASDKSDKINELVLTLQRNGEFFEKSSIKPDNPEFMKLDTKPNFSHIVADELKLKNYKTTKFDDASNLLTLDLGIRNGAIGAFSIDNPAIIKQGVDSVRGTYASQSGYYFAVVDKNITNLDFSYFNLNTKKFENFGLELNPRAEDLSTQIGLNPKESKFEAYKQIAIYTLAAVLLVMFLLSKNITPLIFAVLILAVNFYAQRPYGTGSIAQNSPVRILPMQSSTVFYVTKNAEKVEILGTNKDFYKIMLGGNKIGWVKKDELVKD; translated from the coding sequence TTGCTAAAAAAAATTCTTACTATTTTAGGTGTCTGTACGCTTGCGTTTGCTGCGCCGGAGATTGAGATCGATTCGCTTGACGATCTAAGTAAATATGCGCCGAAAAAAGCTGAGGATAAGCCCGACGAGCCGCAGACGCGCGATAATTCCAAGGTGATGCTGAAGTATAATAAAAAAGAGGTTATGTCGATGGATAATCTAAGCATCGACGATCTTAAGGCTCTGGCGCCTACTAACGAAGTCGATCTGGATGTATCCGACGATAAAATTTATCAGGACATCAAACCCAAAGAGCTTACGCTAAAAGCCAGTGGAATGCCTAGGAAGGTGTATTGCAATCAAATTTTTAAGATTGACTTCGCCGTATATTTGGGGCAGAAAATCACCGTTAAGCCAAAGCTGGAGATCAGCCGCACCAATGGTATGAAGTGGCTTAATGCCGACAATCTTACGTGGATTGAGGGTGACGAGATGTTTGAGACGACGCTGTGGTTTGCGGCAAGCGATAAGAGCGACAAGATCAATGAGCTCGTTTTGACCTTGCAGCGCAACGGAGAATTCTTTGAAAAAAGCTCTATCAAACCTGATAATCCGGAATTTATGAAGCTTGACACGAAGCCTAATTTTTCGCATATCGTAGCCGACGAGCTGAAACTTAAAAACTACAAAACTACAAAATTTGACGACGCATCGAATTTACTCACGCTCGATCTTGGTATCCGAAACGGCGCAATCGGCGCTTTTAGCATCGATAATCCAGCCATTATCAAACAGGGCGTGGACTCCGTACGCGGCACATACGCAAGTCAGAGCGGATATTATTTCGCCGTCGTGGATAAAAATATCACAAATTTAGACTTCAGCTATTTTAATCTTAATACTAAAAAATTTGAAAATTTCGGGCTTGAGCTTAATCCGCGCGCCGAGGATCTTAGCACGCAGATCGGTCTGAATCCAAAAGAGAGCAAATTCGAAGCCTACAAGCAGATCGCGATCTACACGCTAGCTGCCGTACTTTTGGTGATGTTTCTGCTTAGTAAAAATATCACGCCGCTTATCTTTGCGGTGCTGATTTTGGCGGTAAATTTCTACGCACAAAGGCCTTACGGCACGGGCAGTATCGCGCAAAATTCCCCGGTTAGAATTCTGCCTATGCAAAGCTCCACTGTATTTTACGTAACTAAAAATGCCGAAAAGGTCGAAATTTTGGGCACGAATAAGGATTTTTACAAAATTATGCTGGGCGGCAATAAGATCGGCTGGGTAAAAAAGGATGAGCTTGTCAAGGATTAG
- a CDS encoding lysophospholipid acyltransferase family protein, translating into MSLSRIRALFYAIWFIFTVVCVVIAMAVKNSSHRRFRRIWGRFQRYGVGYDIEIIGTPDPRAQLVIANHQSIMDIVVLEETHPADICWIAKKEIADIPIIGKIITLPKMIQVDRSNPRDLVRIVHEVQQRVSEGRVITMFPEGTRHRGTQLLQFQSGAKAIVSKLGLRVQPVVLIGTQHIANSHDFTVHSGHVKIIYLDLLDTSDKDWLQHARDTMQAVIDENETAEA; encoded by the coding sequence ATGAGCTTGTCAAGGATTAGAGCGCTATTTTACGCGATTTGGTTTATTTTTACCGTCGTTTGCGTCGTGATCGCCATGGCGGTGAAAAACTCCTCTCATCGCCGCTTCCGCCGCATTTGGGGGCGCTTTCAGCGCTATGGCGTCGGATATGATATCGAGATCATAGGCACTCCCGATCCGCGCGCGCAGTTAGTAATCGCCAACCACCAAAGCATAATGGATATCGTCGTGCTTGAAGAGACTCATCCCGCCGATATCTGCTGGATCGCTAAAAAAGAGATCGCAGACATCCCTATCATCGGCAAAATCATCACGCTTCCGAAGATGATCCAGGTCGATCGCTCAAATCCGCGCGATCTGGTGCGGATCGTGCATGAAGTGCAGCAGCGCGTGAGCGAGGGGCGCGTCATTACGATGTTTCCCGAGGGCACCAGACATCGCGGTACGCAGCTTTTGCAATTCCAAAGCGGCGCCAAAGCGATCGTTAGCAAGCTCGGTCTGCGCGTCCAGCCCGTGGTGCTCATCGGCACGCAGCACATCGCAAACTCTCACGATTTCACCGTCCACAGCGGACACGTCAAAATCATCTACCTAGACCTGCTCGACACGAGCGATAAAGATTGGCTGCAGCACGCCAGAGATACGATGCAAGCCGTAATCGACGAAAACGAAACCGCCGAAGCGTAG
- the ftsA gene encoding cell division protein FtsA: protein MSEYILGLDIGSTKIRAIIAKNDGIFTVLGVGGADTLGIKKGVITNIEQAAGSIKQAVKAAVKGAGRSYDKAIISISGSYAKSVKSRGVITMENEIGLDEIKRAMQVAEAQANVPSDSVILHVLPYDFRVDEQEHIEDPLGMSGTRLEVSTHIVIAPESSIKNLKKSVEMAGVKVDNIVLSGYASSISTLSKDEKELGVVLIDMGGATCDIVIHLGNSLRYNDVVMFGSNNVTNDLSRALHTPLPYAENIKITYNDLINQGNSEVELPVLGDSESENHIISLEIISQVILARVKETFDMIADKIERSGYKDRIGAGIVITGGMAKLDDVRDLAAIVFDNTSVRVARAKSVGGLHEIADDISNSCALGLCMYGFGEFTPYEMDSNGKLRYKDEVINKAPKRNVNEYYEKEVSKAIEKEGVRADSGAAKKEDLNIQLPKKDGQNFFSKIWSSMKNWF, encoded by the coding sequence GTGAGTGAGTATATTTTAGGTCTAGATATAGGCTCAACTAAAATTCGCGCGATAATCGCTAAAAATGATGGCATTTTTACGGTCTTAGGCGTTGGCGGAGCCGATACTTTAGGTATCAAAAAGGGCGTCATAACAAACATAGAACAAGCCGCGGGCTCAATAAAGCAGGCGGTAAAAGCGGCTGTAAAAGGAGCTGGCAGAAGCTACGATAAAGCCATTATATCTATCTCGGGCTCATACGCCAAAAGCGTTAAATCTCGCGGTGTCATAACTATGGAAAATGAGATTGGACTGGATGAAATCAAGCGCGCTATGCAGGTTGCCGAAGCGCAAGCAAATGTGCCTAGCGATAGCGTAATCTTGCATGTGCTTCCGTATGATTTCAGAGTTGATGAGCAGGAGCATATTGAAGATCCGCTCGGTATGAGTGGCACGCGTCTAGAAGTATCTACACATATCGTCATCGCGCCGGAAAGCTCTATTAAAAATTTGAAAAAATCCGTTGAGATGGCGGGAGTAAAGGTAGATAACATCGTCCTTTCAGGCTACGCATCATCCATATCTACGCTTAGCAAGGATGAAAAAGAGCTAGGTGTCGTACTGATTGACATGGGCGGTGCTACATGCGATATAGTCATCCATCTGGGAAATTCCTTACGTTATAACGATGTTGTGATGTTCGGCTCCAATAACGTTACTAACGATCTATCGCGTGCTCTGCACACGCCGCTTCCGTATGCGGAAAACATTAAAATTACCTATAACGATCTAATTAATCAAGGCAATAGCGAAGTTGAATTGCCTGTTTTAGGAGATAGCGAGTCAGAAAACCACATAATAAGCCTTGAGATCATCTCTCAAGTCATACTCGCTCGCGTTAAAGAGACCTTCGATATGATAGCCGATAAGATCGAAAGAAGCGGCTATAAAGACCGCATAGGCGCAGGTATAGTTATTACCGGCGGCATGGCGAAGCTGGATGACGTGCGCGATTTAGCAGCGATAGTTTTTGATAACACTTCCGTTAGGGTTGCAAGAGCAAAAAGCGTGGGCGGCTTGCACGAGATCGCTGATGATATTTCAAATTCTTGCGCACTAGGACTTTGCATGTATGGTTTCGGCGAATTCACCCCTTACGAGATGGACTCTAACGGCAAACTCCGCTACAAAGACGAAGTTATAAACAAGGCTCCGAAACGAAATGTGAACGAATATTATGAAAAAGAGGTCAGCAAGGCGATAGAAAAAGAGGGCGTCAGAGCGGATAGCGGTGCGGCTAAGAAGGAGGATCTAAATATCCAACTTCCCAAAAAAGACGGACAGAATTTTTTCAGTAAAATTTGGTCGTCTATGAAAAATTGGTTTTAA
- the ftsZ gene encoding cell division protein FtsZ, whose amino-acid sequence MKGYSMEERKGIYGAKMKVIGVGGGGCNMINHMIREGFTKTDVELMVANTDAQALEKSIANTRILLGENTTKGLGCGMDPALAKMAAEENYDDLKDRLDYSDIVFVGSGLGGGTGTGAAPIVAKAAKEKKALTIGVVTTPFGFEGKKRMRLAQEGLEELKKECDSIIVIPNQNLLKIIDKKTGLKDAFKIVDNVLFQAVNGMISVILESGDSDINVDYADVKKVMTHRGLALMGIGVSEGDGAAEEALKSAIQSPLLDNTSIHGAMGVLVHFKMSPDCSLLEIESAMNIIEDTVDKDADVTWGTTTDPKMENNRVEVTLIATGFERSIEEKKQVASDNVADRRKALLESMGRNSIFSRQKVSSGDFNGDETYDELDEPAFLRNQMD is encoded by the coding sequence GTGAAAGGATACAGCATGGAAGAAAGAAAGGGCATCTACGGTGCCAAGATGAAGGTTATCGGCGTCGGTGGCGGCGGATGCAACATGATAAATCATATGATCCGCGAAGGATTTACCAAAACCGACGTTGAGCTTATGGTGGCTAACACCGACGCGCAGGCGTTAGAAAAATCGATCGCAAATACTAGAATTTTACTAGGCGAAAACACCACTAAAGGCCTTGGCTGCGGTATGGATCCAGCGCTTGCCAAGATGGCTGCAGAGGAGAACTACGACGATCTTAAGGACCGCTTGGACTACTCCGACATCGTTTTTGTGGGCTCCGGTCTAGGCGGCGGTACCGGCACCGGCGCTGCACCTATCGTCGCTAAAGCTGCGAAAGAGAAAAAAGCGCTAACCATCGGCGTCGTTACCACCCCTTTCGGTTTTGAGGGTAAAAAGCGCATGCGACTGGCACAAGAGGGTCTTGAAGAACTTAAAAAAGAGTGTGATTCCATAATCGTTATCCCAAATCAAAATTTATTGAAGATCATCGATAAAAAAACCGGCCTAAAAGATGCCTTTAAGATCGTAGATAATGTCCTATTTCAAGCCGTAAACGGTATGATCTCCGTGATCTTAGAATCAGGCGATAGCGATATCAACGTCGATTATGCCGACGTCAAAAAGGTAATGACGCACCGCGGTTTGGCGCTTATGGGTATCGGCGTTAGCGAAGGTGATGGCGCGGCAGAAGAGGCGCTAAAAAGCGCGATCCAATCTCCGCTTTTGGACAATACCTCCATCCACGGCGCTATGGGCGTGTTAGTGCATTTTAAGATGTCGCCTGATTGCTCCTTGCTTGAGATTGAATCCGCGATGAATATCATCGAAGATACCGTGGATAAGGATGCCGACGTTACTTGGGGTACCACCACCGATCCTAAGATGGAAAATAACCGCGTCGAAGTTACTCTCATCGCCACTGGCTTTGAAAGGAGTATCGAGGAAAAAAAGCAGGTCGCCAGCGATAACGTAGCGGATCGCAGGAAGGCGCTTTTAGAGAGCATGGGTCGAAATTCTATCTTTTCTAGACAAAAGGTAAGTAGCGGCGATTTTAACGGAGACGAAACCTACGACGAGCTCGACGAGCCCGCATTCCTACGCAACCAGATGGACTAA
- the truD gene encoding tRNA pseudouridine(13) synthase TruD, translated as MKNLYTLNHAPINAHFSKNSSDFVVREVPLYEPSGEGEHCILLLQKKGISTHEALRILSERTGAKMREFGYAGLKDKQGLTTQRVSMPAKFEPALGAFSHESLKILSVQRHKNKLKIGHLKGNDFFIRLKKVLPPDAVKLAAALDTLGREGFANYFGYQRFGKFGDNAAQGEEVLRGQRRLKNPKMRDFLISAYQSELFNRWLSKRVEISKFAAEFSLGEFAKIYGLSKEEAREIAAQPQFFKLLRGEILGHFPRGAFFSCDDLGAECERFARQEITSAGLIVGRAKLRASGLGGRFEDEIFAPSREFEAQMNGSRRFAWSFMERVQHTYDAQNAHFSFSFYLPKGSYATVVLEEILHRDIFEGAVTDED; from the coding sequence ATGAAAAATTTATACACCCTAAATCATGCGCCGATAAATGCGCATTTTAGTAAAAACTCAAGCGATTTCGTCGTGCGCGAAGTGCCGCTTTACGAGCCTAGCGGTGAGGGCGAGCATTGCATTTTGCTGCTGCAAAAAAAGGGCATCAGCACGCACGAGGCGCTGCGGATTTTAAGCGAACGCACGGGCGCTAAGATGCGCGAGTTTGGCTACGCGGGGCTTAAGGACAAGCAGGGTCTTACAACGCAGCGCGTTAGCATGCCCGCTAAATTTGAGCCCGCGCTGGGCGCATTTTCGCACGAAAGCCTTAAAATTTTAAGCGTACAAAGGCACAAAAACAAGCTTAAAATCGGGCATCTAAAGGGCAACGACTTTTTTATCCGCCTAAAAAAGGTCCTGCCGCCCGACGCCGTCAAGCTCGCAGCCGCGCTAGATACGCTAGGGCGCGAGGGCTTTGCGAACTACTTCGGCTATCAACGCTTCGGCAAGTTCGGCGACAATGCGGCGCAGGGCGAGGAGGTGCTACGCGGACAAAGGCGGCTTAAAAACCCCAAAATGCGCGACTTTCTAATCAGCGCCTATCAGAGCGAGCTTTTTAACCGCTGGCTTAGCAAGCGGGTCGAAATTTCAAAATTTGCGGCGGAATTTAGCCTTGGAGAGTTTGCTAAAATTTACGGGCTAAGTAAAGAGGAGGCGCGTGAGATCGCGGCTCAGCCGCAGTTTTTTAAGCTGCTAAGGGGCGAGATTTTAGGGCATTTTCCCCGTGGCGCGTTTTTTAGCTGCGACGATCTGGGCGCTGAGTGCGAGCGCTTCGCGAGGCAAGAAATCACGAGCGCAGGCCTTATCGTGGGGCGAGCGAAGTTGCGAGCTAGCGGGCTTGGCGGCAGATTTGAAGATGAAATTTTTGCGCCCTCGCGCGAGTTTGAGGCGCAGATGAACGGCTCGCGCAGGTTTGCGTGGAGCTTTATGGAGCGCGTACAGCACACCTATGATGCGCAAAATGCGCATTTTAGCTTCAGTTTTTACCTGCCGAAAGGCTCTTACGCGACGGTCGTTTTGGAAGAAATTTTGCACCGAGATATATTCGAGGGCGCCGTGACAGACGAGGATTGA
- a CDS encoding class II aldolase and adducin N-terminal domain-containing protein, which produces MDEYYYEILRKISLSMFRDRLFGIFHGSISAKIKENQFLINKKDAIFDSLDRDDFITLFSKKDYRWQDASIDSDIHINIYKNIKEAKFVTYATPPYLVAYTLEHDFILPRDYFGVSKFKRIEIYDPKNYDDWHERAPYEICNYMINENSDIMVIRGYGVFAHARSAQQMAKKIAILEMSSKLLLLS; this is translated from the coding sequence ATGGACGAGTATTATTATGAAATTTTACGCAAAATTTCGCTTTCGATGTTTAGAGATAGGCTTTTTGGGATCTTTCACGGCTCGATTTCAGCAAAAATTAAAGAAAATCAATTTTTGATCAACAAAAAAGACGCGATTTTCGATAGCCTGGATAGAGATGATTTTATAACGCTGTTTTCAAAAAAAGACTACCGCTGGCAGGATGCTAGCATCGATAGCGATATACATATAAATATTTACAAAAATATAAAAGAGGCGAAATTCGTAACCTACGCGACACCACCATATCTCGTCGCATATACGCTGGAGCATGATTTTATTTTGCCGCGAGATTACTTTGGGGTGAGCAAATTTAAGCGCATTGAAATTTACGATCCTAAGAACTACGACGACTGGCACGAGCGTGCGCCGTATGAAATTTGTAACTATATGATAAATGAAAATAGCGATATAATGGTGATTCGCGGCTATGGGGTTTTTGCCCATGCAAGGAGCGCGCAGCAAATGGCGAAAAAAATAGCGATTTTAGAAATGAGTTCGAAGCTACTTTTGCTAAGCTAA
- a CDS encoding pyridoxamine 5'-phosphate oxidase family protein — MRRRDRQLSEDEALKIIDESEYATLSCIDESGEIFSVPISPVRDADVIYIHGASAGTKAKLFQNGRAVTAVFVSYNRVPTPSDEEYRSIANDAAALGSRVYTTEYRSAIAVCEANEVLDDERKIYALRILCEKYTPNYMSRVEFASKASLKRTKIYELKIKSVTAKAKIL; from the coding sequence ATGCGCAGACGAGATAGGCAGCTAAGCGAAGATGAGGCGTTAAAAATCATCGACGAGAGCGAATACGCTACGCTTAGCTGCATCGACGAGAGCGGCGAAATTTTTAGCGTGCCTATCTCGCCGGTGCGCGATGCAGACGTTATTTATATCCACGGCGCGTCTGCCGGCACAAAGGCGAAACTCTTTCAAAACGGACGCGCGGTAACGGCGGTTTTTGTTAGCTACAACCGCGTTCCTACCCCAAGCGACGAAGAATACCGATCTATCGCAAACGATGCTGCCGCTTTAGGCTCTAGAGTTTATACGACGGAGTACCGCAGCGCGATCGCCGTTTGCGAAGCAAACGAAGTGTTAGATGACGAGCGTAAAATTTACGCCTTGCGGATACTTTGCGAAAAATACACCCCAAACTACATGTCGCGCGTAGAATTCGCCTCCAAAGCATCATTAAAGCGCACGAAAATTTACGAACTCAAAATAAAATCCGTAACCGCAAAGGCTAAAATTTTATAA